One genomic region from Ptychodera flava strain L36383 chromosome 14, AS_Pfla_20210202, whole genome shotgun sequence encodes:
- the LOC139149680 gene encoding polycystin-1-like protein 2, which yields MTWLPVLIFLGLSFVRTQDYESWPSSWGGCTSYEFSCTNAQCEFSLLYCESASTPDCADGIESVLDCSNVVITFDSWLICDAYEFPCGDDDCILSALFCDGSNCIDSHDTTVEQAECVEVDCSFHEMACTYQEYGGCVSNLRFCDGVNDCIDGLDEPANCSLGMYLSCDAMTTDSCKAVLPYEDAMYPNHFAQTQSDVATFVQDATTASFFDCSEDMSFFLCALYSPYCSPSDSTINFPPCRSLCERIQSQCTQFATTVTYNVTNINCTMFPETECTNYNSACGGNVTLTAGESYDVNHPNYPNNYDGDQYCAWYITTASKYYLAILFANVDIDSGDALSFGEETNPFDTTTVFLDVSGSSLPDNQTTGMQGMWIQWNSARLTGGGKWHVVIEALECGGYYVVDSGTLRTFSSPDLKGKDNADCEWHITAATANKLLVVQFQNFSSWDEDQDIIYVGEGLYYDTSQIAFNHSSNDTLPYDWTATGHEIWVRWITASLSDLTTGWMFTVESVTCGGRYFVDPNKETRDFISPNYPSNYGTNLECVWYIFTTAGDKLATHFSDFETEANVDTVTVGYGGDATNQSTEVMSGSGLKAPPDWLAPSSKIWVKFVSDDRTVFGGFALTVQWVTGLIVTTPEPPPTDYELSIRCMANCDEVISPDEALSAEAACANCEPGEEFTYKWTLYYTASTLGIGDFSSVSMGEDFTSTGTTKAFIYINAGQLEPGRFYKLRANISDTNGGYGKTSWGFITNAPPAGGNCSVSPTSGYAIDTDFSVACENWDDIHTPLRFAVYSKPKGSSLTSLIYAKADTSTTFMLPMGSKSFDYEVDITVEVQDAFGSKASESHTVTVEPPSLTGDDLTSSLQDLTSGEDSMLGNLMAGGNKDAAVSLVVTVASVLNVDTSEDKTEEEAAAALDARKSLRENIISGISSMSESVESVDEVSQMASAVVAMTSVPTELTENSQVSSATSMEALSGSLSNMQNSSESSILSSASAISEGVGNVLSSALASGTSGQQSEEAAAASSSIAKSAVNSVNAVSKAVLSKRVPGLAPVVLNTSSVAIQLQRDAPSDIGGAALTSSGGNFQLPSAATLFGSGADNSFVDTQFTSFAGNPFNWDNTSADISSAIISLSFTDNTGSGIDVSGLDEPIELRLPIGGLLPEPEELNVSTVDPGVDLYYYKLPISKPYTAVHFRIFPMFNVSWEDLNYTIFFRPDELPTKSDYNYSGTLPNREFINDTSIEEYLREEYVNTFFVPSDYTPVAGTYYFAIYFEPGTLNISVQMFTSGCRYWDETDEVFKGDGCHVDNKSTSFETICKCTHLTSFGSDFVVPPNTIDFSEAFANFANLADNASVFSTVIVIFALYVIVAIWARREDKKDVEKWGITPLADNKPGDKFLYQLSVYTGIRAGSGTRSKVFMILCGEQKESEVRILSDKKRTVFQKGKISSFLMAVPSSLGDLTAVRIWHDNSGKGDNGSWYLSKVVVQDLQTKDVTNFLCDKWLAVDRGDCQIQRTLTQATDKELTTFKHQFSNNAKKDFTDGHIWFSIVSRPSHSSFTRVQRLSCCLSLLYTTMIASCMWYKGEDEEDSAQANDHVIKLGPITFSLQAIIIGIMSSLVVFPVNVAVIQLFRKSRPKQPVTISTLIKKPNQNNKKEQKTKEEKSEEGGEVQPGSAVWAVKSDPAERHLESSKGQSKDDSQLNSATERSQSAGSARTRRNSCPAKSSTSLVLEDLDNDENDFNGDKQALVDSGTESIDEPVRGTSPRAFPLLGEPQMNDPGIPSTSTAEYQIIEESAQNGQSSEGVCPDETDVERGDDCEMSGDASSDCEPTTDDGEKEAKKKKKKKPFMFPHWCIYIGWVLVFLSSATSAFFTVLYSMQWGHEKSLEWLISFLVSFFESILVIQPVKVLCIAILLALIIKTPNLSETTGYDIQLADDEEYLHDDGYDDEDLIKYKPPPPPPQDPPSPETLENARIQRQKESEMCGIVRDIVAYSFYLLFLLIIAYGNKDLMAFYYRKSVYSSFFENIPYNNIEFGFTSFYTWVNGVLLPVLYPGTWYNGNNITLFDLKFASDMLSYRVGPPRFRQLRVQAGLCDVLEAADGVVAECIEEYSYSAADNQSYFHGWSTVNNSGYGDAAWTYRSTSELDGVPVYGVRRMFGGDGYVAELGSSYAQLRRRWNTYRMPGGWTDTRGPSLWSSPCTMQTLIYSVWCHCSSSFQQLGHR from the exons ATGACCTGGCTACCTGTGCTGATATTCCTCGGCTTGTCATTCGTCCGAACACAGG ACTACGAGAGCTGGCCGAGTTCTTGGGGTGGTTGCACATCTTACGAGTTTTCCTGCACCAATGCCCAGTGTGAGTTTTCACTGCTGTACTGTGAATCTGCCAGCACGCCGGACTGCGCCGACGGCATTGAGAGTGTCCTTGACTGTTCGAACG TGGTAATCACGTTTGATAGCTGGTTAATCTGTGACGCATACGAGTTTCCTTGTGGAGATGATGACTGCATCTTATCGGCGTTATTCTGTGATGGAAGTAACTGCATTGATAGCCATGACACAACCGTCGAGCAGGCCGAATGCGTTGAAG tggACTGTTCTTTTCACGAGATGGCCTGTACTTACCAGGAGTACGGTGGCTGTGTCAGTAACCTCCGGTTCTGCGATGGCGTCAATGATTGCATCGACGGGTTGGATGAACCTGCGAACTGCTCACTCG GTATGTATCTGAGCTGTGACGCTATGACAACCGATTCGTGCAAAGCCGTACTGCCTTATGAAGATGCCATGTATCCAAACCACTTTGCCCAGACACAGAGCGATGTAGCGACGTTTGTCCAAGACGCGACAACGGCGTCATTCTTTGACTGTTCCGAGGATATGTCCTTCTTCCTCTGTGCGCTTTATTCGCCTTACTGTTCGCCATCCGACAGCACCATCAACTTCCCGCCATGCCGTTCTCTCTGCGAACGTATACAGTCGCAGTGCACACAATTTGCGACGACGGTAACCTACAACGTGACAAATATCAACTGCACCATGTTTCCTGAGACTGAGTGTACAAATTATAATTCAG CTTGTGGTGGTAATGTGACGCTGACGGCAGGCGAGTCGTACGACGTCAATCACCCGAACTATCCCAACAACTACGACGGGGACCAATACTGCGCTTGGTACATCACGACTGCCTCCAAGTACTACCTGGCCATCCTCTTCGCTAACGTCGATATCGACAGCGGCGACGCCCTCTCCTTCGGGGAAGAGACGAATCCGTTCGATACGACGACGGTGTTCTTGGACGTGTCGGGCTCCTCGCTGCCGGATAATCAAACGACAGGCATGCAGGGAATGTGGATACAGTGGAACAGCGCGCGCCTGACAGGTGGCGGCAAATGGCATGTCGTGATCGAAG CATTGGAGTGCGGAGGCTACTACGTTGTCGACTCGGGAACCCTGCGAACGTTTTCGTCTCCCGACCTCAAGGGCAAGGACAACGCTGACTGCGAGTGGCACATAACGGCAGCGACAGCGAACAAGCTACTGGTGGTACAGTTTCAGAACTTCAGTTCATGGGATGAGGATCAGGACATTATCTACGTCGGAGAGGGCCTCTACTACGACACGTCGCAGATAGCATTCAACCATTCCAGCAACGACACCCTGCCGTACGACTGGACGGCGACGGGTCACGAGATCTGGGTCAGGTGGATCACGGCGTCGCTGTCAGATCTTACCACGGGGTGGATGTTCACCGTTGAAA GTGTAACATGTGGCGGTCGGTACTTTGTCGACCCGAACAAGGAGACGAGGGACTTTATAAGCCCTAACTATCCGTCAAATTACGGCACTAACTTGGAATGTGTGTGGTACATCTTCACCACCGCCGGGGATAAACTCGCGACCCACTTCTCCGACTTCGAAACCGAGGCGAACGTCGACACCGTCACCGTCGGCTACGGGGGAGACGCGACGAACCAGAGCACCGAAGTGATGTCGGGTTCCGGTCTGAAGGCGCCGCCAGATTGGCTGGCCCCGTCGAGCAAAATATGGGTCAAGTTTGTGAGCGACGACAGAACCGTTTTCGGGGGGTTCGCTCTGACCGTCCAGTGGGTAACGGGCCTTATTGTCACTACGCCAGAGCCGCCGCCAACCGACTACGAACTGTCAATCAG ATGTATGGCAAATTGCGACGAGGTTATCAGTCCAGACGAAGCGTTGTCTGCGGAGGCAGCGTGCGCAAATTGCGAACCCGGAGAAGAATTCACATACAAGTGGACTCTGTATTACACCGCATCTACGCTTGGAATTGGAGACTTCTCATCTGTGTCGATGGGTGAAGACTTCACCAGTACAG GAACTACGAAGGCTTTTATTTACATCAACGCGGGACAGTTGGAACCCGGCCGTTTCTACAAACTCCGAGCAAACATTAGTGATACAAATGGCGGGTATGGCAAAACCTCATGGGGCTTCATCACGAATGCGCCCCCAGCCGGTGGAAACTGCAGCGTTTCTCCAACATCAG GGTACGCTATCGACACTGATTTCAGTGTAGCCTGTGAAAACTGGGATGACATCCACACACCTCTGAGATTTGCCGTCTATTCCAAGCCGAAAGGTTCTTCGCTGACGTCACTGATCTACGCGAAGGCCGACACATCGACCACGTTCATGCTTCCTATGGGTAGTAAGAGCTTTGACTATGAAGTTGATATTACCGTAGAAGTTCAAGACGCGTTCGGTTCCAAAGCGTCGGAATCGCATACTGTTACG GTGGAGCCTCCCTCTCTTACCGGTGACGACCTAACGAGCTCACTGCAGGATCTGACGAGCGGAGAAGACAGTATGCTAGGCAACCTCATGGCCGGAGGGAATAAGGACGCTGCCGTTTCTCTCGTGGTCACTGTCGCGTCAGTTTTGAATGTTGATACGTCGGAAGACAAG ACCGAAGAAGAAGCAGCAGCTGCATTGGACGCGCGAAAATCG CTTCGAGAAAACATCATCAGTGGCATATCTTCAATGTCGGAAAGTGTTGAATCCGTCGACGAAGTCTCACAAATGGCCAGCGCTGTCGTAGCAATGACATCAGTGCCTACAGAACTGACCGAAAACAGCCAG GTAAGCTCTGCGACGTCAATGGAAGCGTTGTCGGGATCTCTGTCTAACATGCAGAACAGTTCTGAAAGCAGCATACTGTCTTCTGCGAGTG CCATATCGGAGGGTGTAGGTAATGTATTGTCGTCTGCGTTGGCATCGGGTACGAGTGGACAACAGTCAGAGGAAGCCGCAGCTGCA AGTTCTTCGATCGCAAAGAGCGCCGTCAACAGCGTTAACGCCGTCTCTAAAGCCGTTCTCAGCAAGAGAGTTCCCGGTCTTGCTCCCGTGGTCCTGAATACATCATCGGTGGCCATACAGTTGCAGAGAGACGCGCCTTCGGACATCGGAGGAGCAGCGCTCACTTCATCGGGCGGAAACTTTCAACTTCCGTCGGCGGCGACGCTGTTCGGGAGCGGTGCCGACAACAGTTTTGTTGACACTCAG TTCACGTCTTTCGCCGGTAATCCGTTCAATTGGGACAACACATCGGCAGACATCAGCTCGGCAATTATTTCCTTGTCATTTACCGACAACACTGGAAGTGGCATCGATG TGTCTGGATTAGATGAGCCAATCGAACTTCGCTTACCGATCGGCGGTCTGCTGCCGGAGCCAGAAGAGTTGAACGTCTCCACCGTTGACCCGGGTGTTGACCTTTACTACTACAAATTACCG ATATCTAAACCGTACACAGCCGTCCATTTCCGAATATTTCCGATGTTCAACGTATCATGGGAGGACTTGAACTACACGATATTCTTCAGGCCGGACGAATTACCCACAAAATCTGACTACAATTACTCGGGGACACTGCCCAACCGGGAATTCATAAACGACACAAGCATCGAGGAATACTTGAGGGAAGAGTACGTCAATACGTTTTTCGTCCCCAGTGATTACACCCCCGTGGCTGGTACCTACTATTTTGCCATCTACTTCGAGCCAG GAACTCTCAACATTTCTGTACAGATGTTCACGTCCGGTTGTCGATATTGGGATGAAACTGACGAAGTCTTCAAGGGAGACGGTTGCCAT GTTGATAACAAGTCAACTTCGTTTGAAACCATATGCAAATGTACCCATCTGACGTCATTCGGATCAGACTTTGTGGTTCCGCCGAACACTATCGACTTCAGCGAAGCGTTCGCTAACTTTGCAAACCTTGCCGACAACGCCTCTGTGTTTTCCACCGTCATCGTCATCTTCGCCCTGTATGTTATCGTTGCCATCTGGGCAAGGAGGGAAGACAAGAAAGACGTGGAAAAG TGGGGTATAACGCCATTGGCAGACAACAAACCGGGAGACAAGTTCCTCTACCAACTCTCTGTCTACACCGGAATTCGCGCAGGATCGGGCACGAGGTCAAAGGTCTTCATGATTCTTTGCGGCGAGCAGAAAGAAAGCGAAGTTCGGATACTGTCCGACAAGAAAAGAACG GTATTCCAAAAGGGCAAAATATCCAGCTTCCTTATGGCGGTGCCTTCGTCACTGGGTGACCTTACTGCTGTTCGTATATGGCACGATAACAGCGGTAAAGGGGACAATGGGTCCTGGTATCTTAGCAAGGTTGTCGTTCAAGATCTGCAGACAAAAGATGT GACGAATTTTCTGTGCGACAAATGGTTAGCTGTCGACAGGGGAGATTGCCAAATACAAAGGACGCTGACACAGGCTACTGACAAGGAACTAACAACTTTCAAACACCAGTTCTCCAACAACGCCAAGAAAGACTTCACAGATGGTCATATCTGGTTCTCCATCGTTTCGCGTCCGTCGCACAGCAGCTTTACACGGGTGCAGCGCTTGTCCTGCTGCCTGTCGCTGCTGTACACGACCATGATCGCAAGTTGCATGTGGTATAAAGGAGAAGACGAGGAGGACAGCGCACAGGCAAACGATCATGTCATTAAATTAG GTCCCATTACCTTCAGCTTACAAGCCATCATCATTGGCATCATGAGCAGTCTCGTCGTGTTCCCGGTCAACGTCGCCGTCATACAGCTGTTCAGAAAGAGCCGTCCGAAACAGCCTGTAACCATATCGACGCTGATAAAGAAACCGAATCAAAACAACAAGAAAGAGCAGAAGACAAAAGAAGAGAAATCAGAGGAGGGCGGTGAAGTTCAGCCGGGAAGTGCGGTGTGGGCTGTGAAGAGCGATCCAGCCGAGCGGCACTTGGAGAGTTCGAAGGGACAAAGCAAGGATGACAGCCAGCTGAACAGCGCCACCGAGCGGAGTCAGTCAGCGGGCAGCGCAAGAACCAGGAGAAATAGCTGCCCGGCCAAATCAAGTACATCCCTGGTCCTTGAAGATCTTGACAATGATGAGAATGACTTCAACGGTGATAAGCAAGCTTTGGTAGATAGCGGAACAGAGAGTATAGATGAACCAGTCCGGGGGACTTCGCCCCGTGCGTTCCCATTGTTGGGAGAGCCACAGATGAATGACCCTGGCATACCAAGTACATCGACCGCCGAATATCAGATAATTGAAGAAAGTGCACAGAATGGACAATCTTCAGAGGGCGTTTGTCCTGATGAGACAGACGTGGAACGTGGAGACGATTGTGAAATGTCAGGCGATGCCTCGAGCGACTGTGAACCAACTACTGATGATGGCGAGAAAGAGgccaagaaaaagaagaagaaaaagccCTTTATGTTTCCCCATTGGTGTATTTACATCGGATGGGTCCTCGTATTTTTATCCTCGGCAACCTCAGCATTTTTCACTGTTCTGTATAGCATGCAGTGGGGTCATGAAAAGTCTTTGGAATGGCtcatttcatttcttgtttcTTTCTTCGAAAGCATATTGGTCATACAACCGGTGAAG GTTCTTTGCATCGCTATACTGCTGGCGTTGATCATCAAGACACCGAATTTGTCTGAAACGACCGGATACGACATCCAGCTGGCTGACGACGAGGAGTACTTACACGACGACGGCTACGACGATGAAG atcTGATCAAATACAAACCACCGCCGCCTCCACCTCAAGACCCCCCGAGTCCAGAAACGCTGGAAAACGCTCGTATACAGCGACAGAAAGAGTCTGAGATGTGTGGAATAGTCCGCGATATAGTAGCTTATTCTTTCTACTTACTATTTCTATTGATCATAGCGTACGGTAACAAAGATTTGATGGCTTTCTATTATCGCAAATCTGTCTACAGCAGCTTCTTCGAAAACATCCCATACAATAAT atCGAATTCGGTTTTACTTCGTTCTACACGTGGGTGAACGGAGTCCTGTTGCCCGTGCTCTACCCCGGGACCTGGTACAACGGCAACAATATAACGCTTTTCGACTTGAAGTTTGCCTCGGACATGTTGTCGTACAGAGTGGGTCCACCAAGGTTCCGTCAGTTACGTGTCCAAGCAG GTCTTTGCGACGTGTTGGAAGCAGCAGACGGTGTTGTGGCGGAGTGTATCGAGGAGTATTCCTATTCTGCAGCAGACAACCAATCCTACTTCCACGGTTGGTCCACCGTGAACAACTCGGGGTACGGCGATGCCGCCTGGACGTACAGGTCGACGTCGGAACTCGACGGCGTCCCTGTCTACGGGGTGAGGAGGATGTTTGGAGGAGATGGCTACGTGGCTGAGTTAG GTTCAAGTTATGCCCAGCTTCGTCGACGGTGGAATACCTATCGAATGCCAGGTGGCTGGACCGATACACGAGGGCCGTCTTTGTGGAGTTCTCCCTGTACAATGCAAACATTAATTTATTCAG TATGGTGTCATTGCTCCTCGAGTTTCCAGCAACTGGGGCATCGCTAG
- the LOC139149679 gene encoding polycystin-2-like protein 2, which translates to MVVWMELFGYVLASVVFLSVLKFIYILRFNRRMSLLSSTLKESAVDMAAFGVQFVIVMVAFGIAFQLTLGANLDDYRTAVSTVETLISAWLGIFDYDALVEANRIFGPLLFFLFIFFIYFVLTTMFISIILKAFAVAKARSDQEKNEYELVEYVWGQVRGILGLDLFEEEEELDENEFDDLMDVASRIASAVPREKDNVEKLMERVQAIESRLAGEYEAFLKMVWRNSLKSKVIHYYKEQDVDVMMNKFNTFARTNLEYSHQFKTRTQTTGKQKSLGTCSLCFTKTSARTIEKHLILHCPTIRRNRARLFMNMSSTIRQARHPLIMERATMWWKFYRNNARTVQLTRIGAITKRLEVKKDSMMWFDLPKRVRSNLCKILLNYLHEALHDRWQKLENREEYFNLQDFIK; encoded by the exons ATGGTGGTTTGGATGGAGCTCTTTGGTTATGTTCTCGCCAGCGTTGTCTTCCTGTCCGTGCTCAAGTTCATCTACATCCTGCGTTTCAACCGTCGAATGTCCCTGCTGTCTTCGACCCTGAAGGAGTCCGCTGTCGACATGGCGGCGTTCGGCGTCCAGTTCGTCATCGTCATGGTCGCCTTCGGCATCGCATTCCAGCTGACACTCGGAGCCAACCTGGACGACTACCGGACGGCGGTCTCGACCGTGGAGACCCTGATATCGGCTTGGCTCGGCATCTTCGACTACGACGCACTCGTGGAGGCCAACCGCATCTTCGGACCCTTGCTCTTCTTCCTGTTCATATTCTTCATCTACTTCGTGTTGACCACGATGTTCATCTCCATCATTTTGAAGGCCTTCGCCGTGGCCAAAGCCCGCAGCGACCAAGAGAAGAATGAATATGAACTGGTGGAGTATGTGTGGGGCCAGGTGAGGGGTATACTGGGCTTGGATTTGTTCGAGGAGGAGGAAGAGCTGGATGAGAACGAGTTCGATGACCTGATGGATGTTGCTTCCAGGATAGCGTCTGCCGTACCCAGGGAAAAGGACAATGTTGAAAAATTAATGGAACGCGTGCAAGCCATCGAGTCACGTCTAGCCGGAGAGTATGAAGCATTCCTTAAGATGGTTTGGAGGAACAG TCTCAAGAGCAAGGTCATTCATTATTACAAGGAACAAGACGTCGACGTCATGATGAACAAGTTCAACACTTTCGCCAGGACGAATTTGGAATACTCACATCAGTTTAAAACGCGCACACAGACGACCGGCAAACAGAAAAGTCTGGGCACGTGTTCTCTGTGCTTCACCAAGACCAGCGCCAGGACCATCGAGAAACACCTCATACTGCACTGTCCCACGATCCGACGGAACAGGGCGCGGTTGTTCATGAACATGTCGAGCACCATCCGACAGGCCAGGCATCCGCTGATCATGGAGAGAGCCACCATGTGGTGGAAGTTCTACCGAAACAACGCGAGGACCGTTCAGCTGACGCGTATCGGCGCCATCACCAAACGGCTGGAGGTGAAGAAGGACTCGATGATGTGGTTCGACCTGCCAAAGAGAGTGCGATCAAACCTATGTAAGATTCTCCTCAACTACCTCCATGAAGCTCTCCATGACCGATGGCAAAAGCTAGAAAATAGAGAAGAGTACTTTAATCTTCAAGACTTCATCAAATAA